The Posidoniimonas polymericola genome includes the window GTGCGGTTCGGTTCGGCAGGCAAGGCGTTGACGCTCATGTTGCGGTTTGGCGTTGACGTTGCGCGGGGATAGAGAGGGGGAGTGGCGGGGGTCACCATCGGATCCTCTGACCGTAGTAGTAGCGGACCCAGACCGCTACCGCGTTCATCATGATTAGCACCGCCAGCAGCACCAGGATTGCCGCCGAGGCGAGGGCGTGGAACTCGGCCTGCGGCCGCGAGGCCCAGTTGTAGATCTGCAGCGGCAGCGCCGTGAATTCTGAGTACGCCGACTTGGGCGTGTAGCTAATGAATCCGACCGCTCCGACCGCCACCAGGGGGGCGGCCTCGCCGAGGGCCCGAGAGATCGCCAGGATCACGCCGGTCATCATGCCGGGCAGGGCGGCCGGCAATACCTGCCGCCAAGTGGTTTGCCACTTCGTGGCGCCCAGGGCGTAGCTCGCCTGGCGGATCGATTTGGGCACGGCCCGCAGCGCCTCCTGCGAGGCGAGGATCACGATCGGCAGCACCACCAGGCTGAGCGTCAGCGCGCCGGACAATATCACACGCCCCAGCGACAACCCGACCAGGAACTCGCCGCCCGGCGCTTGCAGGGACACCGCGCGGACGAACACGCCCAGTCCCAGGATGCCGTAGACGATCGACGGCACGCCGGCCAAGTTGGCGATGTTGAGCTGCACCAGCCGCTTCCACCGCGTCGCGGCGGCGTATTCTTCCAGGTACACCGCCGCCCCGACTCCGGCCGGCACCGAGAGCAGCGCCGTCAGGCCGATCAGCCACAGGCTGCCGAAGATCGCGGGGTTCACGCCCGCGTCGGCCGGCCGCCGCGAGGGCCCCTCCGCCAGGAACCGCCAGCCGCGCTGCCAGTACTCGGCGGAGAACAACGCGCCGACGCGAGTGCCGAGGCCCTCCAGGGTAGACTTGCCCTCGAGCGCGGCGCGGGTCTCGGCCGGCAGGAAGGCGTCGTACGCGTTGACGGCCACCGTGGCCAGCAGGCCGAACAGGATTGCCAGGCACAGCAGCGTGGCGCCGCCGCACAGCAGGCCGAACACGCGCGAGGTCCACTGACGCCGACGCAGCAGGGCGTCGTCTTCGGGGCTGGCGAGCGGAGAGGTCATTCGTACTGCTCCCGCATCCGGTTGATGATCCATTGGGCCAGCACGTTGAGCGCCATGGTCGAGATGAACAGCGTCAGGCCGACCGCGAAGATCGCGCGGTACTCGGGCGTGCCCGAGGGCGTGTCGCCGGAGCTGACCTGCACGATGTAGGCGGTCATGGTCTGCACGGCCTCGAGCGGGTTGAGCGTGCGGTTGGGCTGGGCGCCGGCCGCGAGCGTGACGGCCATGGTCTCGCCGATGGCGCGGGACACGGCCAGCAGCACCGAGGCGACAATGCCGGACAGCGCCGCGGGGACGATCACCTTCACGGTGACGTCGAACTTGGTGGCCCCTAGGGCGTAGGCCGCCTCGCGGAGCGCGCCCGGCACGCTCCGCAGCACGTCCTCGCTCAGCGAGACGATCATCGGCAGGATCATGAATCCCACCACGATGCTGGCGCTCGCCGCGCTGTAGATGCTGTCGGTGTGGAACCACGCCTTGATGATTGGCGACACGGTTGTCACCGCCACCACGCCGTACACCACCGAGGGGATGCCGGCGAGCACCTCGAGCAGCGGCTTGACGGTCTCGCGGACCGCGGGCGAGGCGTACTCGCTCAGGTAGATCGCCGTGCCCAGGCCGATCGGCGCGGCGATCAGGATCGCCCCGCCGGTGACCAGCAGGGTGCCGCAGAACAGCGGCTGGATGCCGAAGTGCTTGTCGCGGAACAGCGGCGACCACTCGCTGGCGGTCAGGAACTCGACCAGGCTCACCTCGCGGAAGAACTGCAGCGACTCGACCATCAGCACCACCACGATGCCCAGGGTTGTCAGCACCGAGACCCCCGCGCACAGCCACAGCACCCAGTAGATGGCGCCCTCCCACACCGCGCGCGACTTCGCGCCGCTGCTGCGATGCAGCGAGTCAGCGGGAATCGCGTCGGGTGTGGCGGTGGTGGAGGTCAAGCGGGGGTCCCTACTCGGCGGCCGCTTCGGCCGGGGCTTCGGCGGGTGTTTCGGCCGGAGAGAGCGCGGCGTTGAGGGTGGTCTCGTTCTCCTGGGCGACGTCCTCGGGCACCGGCACGTAGCCGACTTCTTTCGACAACGCCGCGGCCTGAGCCATGTAGAACTTCACGAACTCGGCGACCTCCGGCCGCTTCAGCGACTCGAGGTTGACGTAGATGTACAGCGGCCGGGCCAGCGGCGAGTACGTGCCGTCCATCACCGTTTCCATCGAGGGCTTTACCGGGCCGTCTCCGCCGTCGACGGCCACCAGCTTCAGCTTGTCCTGGTTCTCCAGGTAGTAGGCGAAGCCGAAGTAGCCCAGGGCGTGCTCGTTGCCCGCGACGCCGTTGACGATGGTGTTGTCGTCCTCGCTGGCGCCGTAGTCGGAGCGGCTCGCCTTGGTCTCGCCGACGATCTCCTCGGTGAAGTAGTCGAACGTGCCGGAGTCGGTGCCGGGGCCGTACAGCACGAGGTCTTCCTCGGGCCAGTCGGGGTTCACGTCGCTCCACTTCTTGGCCGGGTTCTCGGGCTGCCAGATCTGCTTCAGTTCTTCGACCGTCAGGCTGTCGACCGAATCGTTCTTCGGGTGGATGACCACGGCCAGGCCGTCGTAGGCGACCGACAGCTCAATGAACTCGATGCCGGCCGCTTTGCACTTCTCGGCCTCGGCCTCCTTCATGCCACGCGAGGCGTCGCAGATGTCGATCTCGCCCGCGGCGAACTTCTTCATGCCGCCGCCGGTGCCGGAGAAACCAACCGCGACCTTCACGCCGGGGTTCTTGGCGCTGAACTCTTCCGCGACCGCTTCGCTTACTGGGTAGACCGTGCTCGAGCCGTCGATGCTGATCTGCTTCTCGGCCGCGGGGGGCTGGCAACCGGTGTTGCTGGCGAGCAGGGCGGCTCCAAGAGTGAGGGCGTGGAAACGAGAGAATTTCATTTGGGAATCGACTTTCCTGGAAGAACCTGGACGCAGAAGGATTCGCCCCGCACGGGGCCCGACGACCCAACGTCGCGCGAGCCGCCAGCCTACTTCTGGATTGTGAAGAATGTGTGAAGGTTCTGTGATGGTCCTGGGGGCAGATTTGGCCAAACAGGCTTCCCGGGGGAAGATGCTAGCGAAATCGGGGAGTTTGCGGCCCTCTCGCGGCCGGCCGAGATGAGGCGGCGGCTTCCCGAGTGCATGCGGATGACCGTATTCGCGATCCACGACGCTGGCAATCCGGCCGAATCGACATCGCCCGGCCGGCGGCAACCGCCTAGACTCTCGGCTGTTGTTATCCGCACCTCATCGCTGGAAATCGGTCCCCATGCGAGTCCTCCTGGCAACGTGCTCGCTGGTCGCCAGCGGCGGCGTCGAGACCCACGTGCAGGACCTCGCGCGGCAGCTGATTGCGCGGGGCCATTGGCCGGTGGTGTTTGCCCCCAGGCTTGGGGCTTTCAGCCAGCGGCTGCGCGAGCAATCGATCCCGGTTCTCGACGACCTGACTCTGCTGGCCGACCGGCCCGATGTGATTCATGGGCACTATGGGCTTTCGCTGCTGGCCGCGATGCTGCGGTTCCCGACCGCCCCCGCGGTGCAGACCTGCCACGCTTGGCACTGGCGCGGCGACGTCCCGCCCAACCTGCCCAACGTTCGGCGCCGGATCGCGGTCGACATGCTGTGCCGCGAGCGGCTGGTGTGCGGTTTCGGATACCGAGAGGACGAGATCGACCTGCTGCTGAACGGCGTCGACCTCGAGCGCTTTGCTCGGCGGCGTGCGCCCGCGCGGCGGCCGCAGCGGGCCGCGGTGTTTGGCAATTACCTCTCTGAGAACGCCGCCGAGCCGATTATCTCGGCGTGCCGGCAGGCCGGGATTGCGGTCGACCTGATCGGCCGCCGCTTCGGCGCGGACTGCGCCGAACCCGAGCGGCGACTGCCCGACTACGACGTCGTGTTCGCCAAGGGC containing:
- the pstA gene encoding phosphate ABC transporter permease PstA, yielding MTSPLASPEDDALLRRRQWTSRVFGLLCGGATLLCLAILFGLLATVAVNAYDAFLPAETRAALEGKSTLEGLGTRVGALFSAEYWQRGWRFLAEGPSRRPADAGVNPAIFGSLWLIGLTALLSVPAGVGAAVYLEEYAAATRWKRLVQLNIANLAGVPSIVYGILGLGVFVRAVSLQAPGGEFLVGLSLGRVILSGALTLSLVVLPIVILASQEALRAVPKSIRQASYALGATKWQTTWRQVLPAALPGMMTGVILAISRALGEAAPLVAVGAVGFISYTPKSAYSEFTALPLQIYNWASRPQAEFHALASAAILVLLAVLIMMNAVAVWVRYYYGQRIRW
- the pstC gene encoding phosphate ABC transporter permease subunit PstC, which codes for MTSTTATPDAIPADSLHRSSGAKSRAVWEGAIYWVLWLCAGVSVLTTLGIVVVLMVESLQFFREVSLVEFLTASEWSPLFRDKHFGIQPLFCGTLLVTGGAILIAAPIGLGTAIYLSEYASPAVRETVKPLLEVLAGIPSVVYGVVAVTTVSPIIKAWFHTDSIYSAASASIVVGFMILPMIVSLSEDVLRSVPGALREAAYALGATKFDVTVKVIVPAALSGIVASVLLAVSRAIGETMAVTLAAGAQPNRTLNPLEAVQTMTAYIVQVSSGDTPSGTPEYRAIFAVGLTLFISTMALNVLAQWIINRMREQYE
- a CDS encoding PstS family phosphate ABC transporter substrate-binding protein, with product MKFSRFHALTLGAALLASNTGCQPPAAEKQISIDGSSTVYPVSEAVAEEFSAKNPGVKVAVGFSGTGGGMKKFAAGEIDICDASRGMKEAEAEKCKAAGIEFIELSVAYDGLAVVIHPKNDSVDSLTVEELKQIWQPENPAKKWSDVNPDWPEEDLVLYGPGTDSGTFDYFTEEIVGETKASRSDYGASEDDNTIVNGVAGNEHALGYFGFAYYLENQDKLKLVAVDGGDGPVKPSMETVMDGTYSPLARPLYIYVNLESLKRPEVAEFVKFYMAQAAALSKEVGYVPVPEDVAQENETTLNAALSPAETPAEAPAEAAAE
- a CDS encoding glycosyltransferase family 4 protein, with the translated sequence MRVLLATCSLVASGGVETHVQDLARQLIARGHWPVVFAPRLGAFSQRLREQSIPVLDDLTLLADRPDVIHGHYGLSLLAAMLRFPTAPAVQTCHAWHWRGDVPPNLPNVRRRIAVDMLCRERLVCGFGYREDEIDLLLNGVDLERFARRRAPARRPQRAAVFGNYLSENAAEPIISACRQAGIAVDLIGRRFGADCAEPERRLPDYDVVFAKGRCAWEALASGCAVVVADAAGLGPLVTSADLQQQRLRNFGRRLLVDPLTLAGVAARLARYDPDDAALVAERVRRENSLELMVDQLLAIYDDAIHDEAPRIAVDEHARLAEYAERLCRELAVDEPRPISAGRRLRKQATARADRFARQAVRTLKTPWNKLRGRAT